In a genomic window of Nodosilinea sp. E11:
- a CDS encoding SMC family ATPase: MQILSVALQNFKTHRDRYFEFQLGTNAICGENGAGKTSILEAIAWVLFNYQGDYAKEDLIRNGSGSAQVTVAFTSNYDSRTYQVQRCTQRGYALFDPQLNERLPYTRVKDEVLPWLRQHLGVGPTTNLPQLFARTLGVPQGTFTADFLQPAEHRKAVFDAILKVEDYKLAFKQMNTLRRYAEDQVEATKGKIAQYEESLTVWDDLCQRQQTLQQAIAASEARLTELQATLTTLQTQRDGLQVQAQQVQNLANQRQGLSHQLEAQRAGLARLQQSVEQAEQAIAYCKANREAYQGYQAAEQALQALAQDQQRRQALQLEYQTLQKTQSQKQVELMRWQTQLESFAATERDLAQLQPQIAVQAELETQRQTLQQQLEQCQRWQLQQQQGQTQLALLAQQLAGVVQTRDRLATLQPRVDEIAGLEDQRDRLQQQLSRIAAARQFETEISALVATSQSQGQTQRAEIEALLQELTTLAASQPLLSGQTLDRLEQALQGSATLHQSLVAALEAILHDLADQTDAAALRTSLKTVETDLKQRYGWRAELAQLSHVTDQIEQLQRSQAEVSHQLDILAQQLAGQSTAIAALAALNQQLEVLGRPREKSQILARTLQDKGRVEQAHMAQTHALAELDQQLAGVTTQLEQFAQLDQRLVEVQGDRARHQAGYGLYLQNQQLANQHSQLQAELATAAAAFTQLQQQYTAINQAYESALATFDPAAAAALDTQFSTAKSETDQLSGSLPQQRQRLADIHQQIAGLTAIAQHRDVAKQQLQAQEKAKRFVNFARKAYNEAGPRITEQYVRSISRQADQLFRELLNRPNVALEWTRDYEILVQDGPNQRRFVNLSGGEQMCAALAVRLALLKVLADVDIAFFDEPTTNMDRPRRQGLAEAIGRIKTFQQLFVISHDDTFEQVTENVIMVEREAV; the protein is encoded by the coding sequence ATGCAAATTTTGTCGGTGGCGCTGCAAAACTTCAAGACCCACCGCGATCGCTATTTTGAGTTTCAGCTCGGTACCAACGCGATCTGTGGAGAAAATGGCGCTGGCAAAACCAGCATTCTAGAAGCGATCGCCTGGGTGCTGTTTAACTATCAGGGCGACTATGCCAAAGAAGATTTGATTCGCAATGGCAGCGGCAGCGCCCAGGTGACGGTGGCGTTTACCTCCAACTACGATAGCCGTACCTACCAGGTGCAGCGCTGCACTCAGCGGGGCTATGCCCTATTTGACCCTCAGCTCAACGAGCGACTGCCCTACACCCGCGTCAAAGACGAGGTGTTGCCCTGGCTGCGCCAGCATTTAGGGGTTGGCCCCACCACCAACTTGCCCCAGTTGTTTGCCCGCACGCTGGGAGTGCCCCAGGGAACATTTACAGCCGACTTTTTGCAGCCGGCTGAGCATCGCAAGGCCGTGTTTGACGCGATTCTTAAGGTAGAAGACTACAAACTGGCCTTTAAGCAAATGAACACCCTGCGCCGCTATGCGGAAGACCAGGTAGAGGCAACCAAGGGCAAAATTGCTCAGTATGAAGAGTCGCTGACGGTTTGGGATGATCTGTGCCAGCGCCAGCAGACGCTGCAGCAGGCGATCGCTGCCAGTGAAGCCCGCTTAACTGAATTGCAGGCTACTCTGACTACGCTACAAACCCAGCGCGATGGGTTGCAGGTACAGGCTCAGCAGGTGCAAAACCTGGCTAACCAACGTCAGGGGTTGAGCCATCAGCTTGAGGCCCAGCGAGCGGGGTTGGCCCGACTTCAGCAGTCGGTGGAGCAGGCCGAACAGGCGATCGCTTACTGTAAAGCCAATCGAGAGGCCTATCAGGGCTATCAGGCGGCGGAGCAGGCGCTCCAGGCTTTGGCCCAAGATCAGCAGCGACGGCAGGCGTTGCAACTTGAGTACCAAACGCTGCAAAAGACCCAAAGCCAAAAGCAGGTTGAGCTGATGCGGTGGCAAACTCAGCTAGAGTCCTTTGCGGCTACTGAGCGCGATCTGGCCCAGTTGCAACCCCAGATTGCGGTCCAGGCCGAGCTAGAGACCCAGCGCCAAACTCTTCAGCAGCAGCTCGAACAGTGCCAGCGGTGGCAGTTGCAGCAGCAGCAAGGGCAGACCCAATTGGCCCTGCTGGCTCAGCAGCTCGCAGGGGTAGTGCAAACCCGCGATCGCCTAGCGACGCTCCAGCCCAGGGTAGATGAAATTGCTGGGCTAGAAGACCAGCGCGATCGCCTTCAGCAGCAGCTCAGCCGCATAGCTGCGGCCCGGCAGTTTGAAACCGAAATTAGCGCCCTGGTGGCGACCAGCCAAAGCCAAGGCCAAACCCAACGGGCTGAAATTGAAGCGCTACTCCAAGAGCTAACGACTTTGGCCGCCAGCCAGCCCCTCCTCTCGGGGCAAACCCTAGATCGCTTAGAGCAGGCGCTTCAGGGCAGCGCTACGCTGCACCAGTCTTTGGTGGCAGCTTTAGAGGCAATTCTGCATGACCTGGCCGACCAGACCGATGCAGCGGCGCTCAGAACCTCCCTCAAAACCGTAGAAACCGATCTCAAACAGCGCTATGGCTGGCGCGCCGAGCTAGCCCAGTTGAGTCATGTAACCGACCAGATTGAACAGCTTCAGCGGTCTCAGGCTGAGGTGAGCCATCAGCTGGACATTCTGGCGCAGCAGTTGGCCGGCCAATCTACGGCGATCGCCGCCCTAGCGGCTCTGAATCAACAGCTAGAGGTACTGGGTCGCCCGCGAGAAAAAAGTCAGATTTTAGCGCGTACCCTCCAAGACAAAGGGCGGGTAGAGCAGGCCCACATGGCCCAAACCCATGCCCTAGCGGAGCTTGACCAGCAGCTAGCGGGGGTGACGACTCAGCTAGAGCAGTTTGCCCAGCTAGACCAGCGCTTGGTTGAGGTCCAGGGCGATCGAGCTAGGCACCAGGCTGGCTATGGGCTATACCTGCAAAATCAGCAGCTAGCCAACCAGCACAGCCAGCTTCAGGCTGAGTTAGCTACCGCCGCCGCCGCATTTACCCAGCTTCAGCAGCAATACACCGCTATCAATCAGGCCTATGAATCGGCGCTGGCCACCTTTGATCCTGCTGCCGCTGCTGCCCTGGATACCCAGTTTAGTACCGCAAAATCGGAGACTGACCAGCTCTCGGGCAGTCTACCCCAGCAGCGGCAGCGACTGGCCGATATTCACCAACAAATTGCGGGGTTAACCGCTATTGCCCAGCACCGTGATGTGGCTAAGCAACAGCTTCAGGCTCAAGAAAAGGCCAAACGCTTTGTCAACTTTGCCCGCAAGGCCTACAACGAGGCAGGGCCGCGCATTACTGAGCAGTACGTACGCAGTATTTCTCGCCAGGCCGACCAGCTGTTTCGAGAGCTGCTTAATCGTCCGAATGTAGCCCTAGAGTGGACTAGGGACTACGAAATTTTGGTGCAGGATGGCCCTAACCAGCGCCGCTTTGTCAACCTATCGGGGGGCGAGCAAATGTGTGCGGCCCTGGCGGTGCGCTTGGCCCTGCTGAAGGTGCTAGCCGATGTCGATATTGCCTTCTTTGACGAGCCGACGACCAATATGGATCGCCCTAGGCGGCAGGGGTTAGCTGAGGCGATTGGCCGCATCAAAACCTTTCAACAGTTGTTTGTAATTAGTCACGACGACACCTTTGAGCAGGTGACCGAAAACGTCATCATGGTCGAGCGGGAAGCGGTTTAG
- a CDS encoding caspase family protein, which yields MSRDALVVGINTYQYLPSLQAPAQDAEAVARCLESFGECRVGRLPEAITHQKPTISQRGAVTTPMLEEALIRLFKPAGKNIPQTAIFYYSGHGLQRQAGIQEGYLATSDANPATGHYGLSLHWLRRLLQESPVRQRVILLDCCNSGEFFNMLEADPGARAGTDRLFMAAAREYEAAYEALDSHHSVFTQALLSGLNPYTVKGGIVNGHSLTDLVNRELKGELQQPLFESSGGEIVLTRAAGLMAPAPDTAPSLIDRLQGLRYRFCPFPGAAPFEAGQREFFFGRDEITQTLVEQVRTSRLCALVGASGSGKTSLLQAGLMPRLSEIDDALPWEARYLTLGPAPLTNLAEAFVEAQATGLARAEQLRWAESFLQQGPEGFCQLVQAVAGATPLVLVIDQFEVLLTPGLVPDRDRRLVIDCLTAAIQQDCLPLHLVLGLRASHLQSLSDFPDFESLVHGHTLAMPAMTYNQLKATIVGPLEKVGYRYDTNLVYTLLLDVVSAPADLALLQLALKALWSRREVNPSASEPPRLTLAAYADMGGIRHLLNQQANDLYDSLSAAEQAIAQRVFLSLCDLGDGAALSRRQIALAELVTETMPQAAVVSTLEKLINARLVVSQAPAVDLNDSSSLLAVPGWSPASTEGDALMVTSSLLVNLPLPLVGDPYFDIAHEALIRNWPLLQQWLQAQGPMVRQQRTIEVAAQSWQHHQQPNHPDYFLTKTRLNEAKVFRQTHPGQLSVLAIRYLEACDRYTRRCCRQRYLVRLLIPLSMATGMVTAYGHSHMTRPDLALTLAEVPPGMSDVVPSFQLVPPALESSPAPILGSPQTGVVRTDLLNLAPGAIGGHSPQPHHTAASDLLNALDRSAQGFRPMATQAAALNAALQREVPSAVASAQPVVPQTAPVQTAPIQVTPKQAAPGSASAKGHSLPAANQVVDLEAWWISPSDPSLVIQIWCTRTQPEPVCFTSTAARSH from the coding sequence ATGTCAAGGGATGCGCTTGTTGTCGGAATAAACACCTACCAGTACTTGCCTAGTTTGCAAGCTCCGGCTCAAGATGCCGAGGCCGTGGCACGGTGTTTAGAGAGCTTTGGCGAATGCCGTGTGGGGCGGTTGCCAGAGGCAATTACCCATCAAAAGCCAACAATTAGTCAGCGGGGTGCTGTGACTACCCCTATGCTGGAAGAAGCGCTAATTAGGTTATTTAAACCTGCGGGAAAAAACATTCCCCAAACTGCTATCTTTTACTATTCTGGTCACGGGTTACAGCGTCAGGCTGGTATTCAAGAAGGCTATTTGGCCACTAGCGACGCCAACCCCGCCACCGGCCACTATGGGCTGTCGCTGCATTGGCTCCGGCGACTGCTGCAAGAAAGCCCAGTGCGCCAGCGGGTAATTTTGCTCGACTGTTGCAACAGCGGTGAATTTTTCAACATGCTAGAGGCCGATCCCGGTGCCAGAGCGGGGACCGATCGCCTATTTATGGCCGCCGCCCGCGAGTATGAAGCCGCCTACGAGGCGCTAGATAGCCATCACAGTGTTTTTACCCAGGCGCTACTGTCGGGGCTGAACCCCTATACGGTTAAGGGGGGAATTGTTAACGGCCATTCGTTAACTGACTTGGTCAACCGCGAACTCAAGGGCGAGCTACAGCAGCCCCTGTTTGAAAGCTCCGGCGGTGAAATTGTGCTCACCCGAGCAGCGGGACTGATGGCACCAGCCCCCGACACAGCCCCGTCGCTCATCGATCGTCTCCAAGGGCTACGCTATCGGTTTTGCCCCTTTCCAGGGGCGGCTCCCTTTGAGGCGGGCCAGCGAGAGTTTTTCTTTGGCCGTGACGAGATTACTCAAACTTTGGTCGAGCAGGTGCGAACATCTCGTCTGTGTGCTTTAGTAGGCGCTTCCGGTTCGGGTAAGACGTCACTCTTGCAGGCTGGCCTGATGCCCCGCCTGAGCGAAATTGATGATGCCTTGCCCTGGGAAGCGCGTTATCTGACTCTGGGGCCTGCGCCGTTGACTAACCTGGCCGAGGCCTTTGTAGAGGCTCAGGCGACGGGGTTGGCGCGAGCTGAGCAACTGCGCTGGGCTGAATCGTTCTTGCAGCAAGGTCCAGAGGGGTTTTGTCAGCTGGTGCAGGCTGTCGCCGGAGCTACGCCGCTGGTGTTGGTGATCGATCAGTTTGAGGTGTTGCTGACCCCTGGCTTGGTTCCCGATCGCGATCGCCGCCTGGTGATTGACTGCCTAACGGCGGCAATCCAGCAAGACTGTTTGCCCCTACACTTGGTGCTAGGGCTGCGGGCTAGCCACCTACAGAGCCTCTCCGACTTTCCTGACTTTGAGTCGCTGGTGCATGGCCACACCTTGGCCATGCCTGCTATGACCTATAACCAGCTTAAAGCCACTATTGTTGGCCCTTTAGAAAAAGTGGGGTATCGCTACGATACTAATTTGGTCTATACCCTGTTGCTCGATGTGGTGAGTGCCCCGGCTGATCTGGCTCTGCTACAGCTCGCACTCAAGGCTCTGTGGTCGCGGCGAGAGGTCAATCCCAGTGCGTCTGAGCCTCCTCGCCTAACCCTGGCTGCCTATGCCGATATGGGGGGCATTCGTCACCTGCTCAACCAGCAGGCCAACGATCTATACGACAGTCTGTCGGCGGCTGAGCAGGCGATTGCCCAACGTGTGTTTTTGAGCCTCTGCGATCTGGGGGATGGGGCAGCCCTCAGCCGTCGTCAGATTGCTTTAGCGGAGTTGGTCACCGAAACGATGCCTCAAGCGGCGGTAGTTAGCACCTTAGAAAAGCTGATCAACGCTCGTCTAGTGGTTTCTCAGGCCCCAGCGGTTGACCTCAACGATAGTTCGTCACTGCTGGCGGTGCCCGGCTGGTCACCTGCATCGACTGAAGGCGACGCGCTGATGGTGACGAGTAGCCTGCTGGTTAACCTGCCGTTGCCTTTGGTCGGCGATCCTTACTTTGACATTGCCCATGAAGCGTTGATTCGCAATTGGCCGCTACTGCAACAGTGGTTACAAGCCCAAGGGCCGATGGTGCGGCAGCAACGCACCATTGAAGTGGCGGCTCAGAGCTGGCAACACCATCAACAGCCCAACCACCCCGACTATTTTTTGACTAAAACCCGCTTAAACGAGGCCAAAGTCTTTCGTCAGACTCATCCTGGTCAGCTCTCGGTGTTGGCAATTCGCTATCTTGAGGCCTGCGATCGCTATACCCGCCGCTGCTGCCGCCAACGCTACCTGGTGCGACTCTTGATTCCGTTGAGCATGGCGACTGGCATGGTCACAGCCTATGGTCACAGCCATATGACGCGTCCTGATCTAGCGTTAACACTAGCTGAGGTGCCACCGGGGATGAGTGATGTTGTTCCTTCCTTTCAACTGGTGCCCCCGGCTCTAGAAAGCTCACCCGCACCGATTTTAGGGTCGCCCCAGACGGGAGTTGTACGCACTGACCTGCTCAATCTCGCCCCTGGTGCGATCGGTGGTCACTCGCCCCAGCCCCATCACACGGCGGCCTCAGACCTACTCAATGCTCTGGATAGATCGGCCCAAGGCTTTCGCCCTATGGCTACCCAGGCTGCTGCCCTGAATGCCGCACTCCAGCGGGAGGTACCATCGGCGGTAGCATCTGCTCAGCCTGTGGTGCCTCAAACAGCTCCGGTTCAGACCGCTCCTATTCAGGTCACCCCCAAACAGGCTGCACCAGGGTCCGCTAGTGCTAAAGGCCACAGCTTGCCCGCCGCTAATCAAGTCGTCGATCTAGAGGCCTGGTGGATTTCCCCTAGCGATCCCTCACTGGTGATTCAAATTTGGTGTACTCGCACCCAGCCTGAGCCGGTATGTTTTACGTCGACGGCTGCCCGCAGCCATTAG
- a CDS encoding DUF456 domain-containing protein — MAAFLALVSTLPALPQGMVQFYAQVSQWVAQTASTTAAYLGQTGPTAAHLIAQASVSTTSPALWHPLLYWLLVLVMVFGVVGAVVPALPGITLIVGAIAVWGLVVGFAGLQWALGVAIAALILSFAIDYLAGVLGAQRVGASSWGQIGAFIGMFVGLFGLLPLLPTGIPLLGLLLGTVLGAFIGEFLHRRELKLLQRVKQSVKVGVAIVVGTIVGNILQGVLALISLIVFLVTTWSGNGGL; from the coding sequence ATGGCTGCTTTTCTAGCCCTTGTCTCGACCCTACCCGCTCTGCCCCAGGGCATGGTGCAGTTTTATGCTCAGGTGAGCCAGTGGGTGGCTCAGACGGCTAGCACTACGGCAGCCTATCTAGGCCAGACCGGCCCCACCGCTGCCCATCTGATCGCCCAAGCATCTGTCAGCACCACCTCCCCAGCCCTCTGGCATCCGCTCCTGTATTGGCTGCTGGTGTTGGTCATGGTGTTCGGTGTTGTGGGAGCAGTGGTACCGGCCCTACCCGGCATTACGCTGATTGTGGGCGCGATCGCAGTATGGGGCCTAGTGGTGGGGTTTGCTGGGCTCCAGTGGGCTTTGGGAGTCGCGATCGCTGCTCTTATCCTCAGCTTTGCGATCGATTACCTGGCCGGAGTTCTAGGGGCGCAACGGGTGGGGGCTAGCAGCTGGGGCCAGATTGGGGCCTTCATTGGCATGTTTGTGGGACTATTTGGGTTGCTGCCCCTACTACCTACCGGCATTCCCTTGCTGGGGCTGCTGCTGGGCACAGTGCTAGGCGCGTTTATCGGCGAGTTTTTGCACCGCCGCGAACTTAAGCTGCTCCAGCGCGTGAAGCAGTCGGTCAAGGTGGGAGTGGCCATTGTAGTGGGCACTATCGTTGGCAACATTCTGCAGGGTGTGCTTGCCCTGATTAGCCTGATCGTGTTTTTGGTTACCACCTGGTCTGGCAACGGAGGGCTATGA